One Candidatus Cardinium hertigii DNA window includes the following coding sequences:
- a CDS encoding rhomboid family intramembrane serine protease yields MTNFLYHYLRSQFKQPKSGWMQLIWLHILSFVLIGLLHTFFYICGYASRMPLLYEQLTLPSCFVLLLKRPWAIVTYSFVHHSFLELGLDMLMLYTFGQSIRLVTHTKSVVYLYCLGKIAGACAFFALYQLSPPFKESLAYLHGPLPAIYAIMVAVCVLIPDLKVNLFFISLPLRVVVVFLLLFSFMQLTGKHAGHYVAQLGGAIVGYLYAQRYKNKKGGNQTFGGTTKFIRLHKTT; encoded by the coding sequence TGGTTGGATGCAGTTAATATGGCTGCATATTTTAAGTTTTGTATTGATTGGCTTGCTACATACATTTTTTTACATTTGCGGGTATGCAAGCCGTATGCCCCTACTTTACGAGCAATTGACCCTTCCTTCTTGTTTTGTTTTACTGTTGAAGCGGCCTTGGGCGATTGTTACCTATTCTTTTGTGCACCATAGCTTTCTAGAGTTGGGTTTAGATATGCTTATGCTCTATACTTTTGGTCAAAGCATTCGGTTGGTTACACATACGAAAAGCGTTGTGTATCTTTATTGTTTAGGGAAAATAGCAGGCGCTTGTGCTTTTTTTGCGCTCTACCAACTCTCCCCTCCCTTTAAAGAGAGCCTTGCTTATTTACATGGTCCTTTACCTGCTATTTATGCTATTATGGTAGCAGTTTGTGTTTTAATTCCTGATTTAAAAGTAAATTTGTTTTTTATATCTCTTCCGCTACGTGTAGTAGTAGTCTTTTTACTGCTTTTTTCTTTTATGCAATTAACGGGTAAGCATGCCGGTCATTATGTAGCGCAGTTGGGTGGCGCAATCGTAGGTTACCTGTATGCTCAAAGGTATAAAAATAAAAAGGGAGGGAACCAAACTTTTGGAGGTACTACTAAATTTATACGCCTCCATAAAACAACATAA
- a CDS encoding carboxypeptidase M32: MSLYKDFIEKFSHIQLLRQIEQLLEWDQQVCMPAAAVEIRSKQLAYLASLLYKETTSAAYRDALEAMIDINTENIKIKDLSFTEAANLREWARDFKRMTKLTKSFIQTYYTVVTKATEVWKEAKKTANFALFSPWLQKVVALNQEKANLLGYTTTPYDALLDLYEPGITTEDLSSLFSDLEYFLLDKVKRTSGKNSPYEVYFEGSFAQADLMSFNQLILDSLGLYNNHNSRVDFSVHPFCMGIHPTDVRFTIHKDNGLLENIFATLHEGGHALYELGLSKEEWATPAGQAASMGLHESQSRWWEVMVGKSLPFWKYFYPKFQMIFPQFKQLALSDFYQHINHIRPSCVRIYADEITYPLHIILRFKLEKQLIEGTIEVEDVPHLWNDEMKRLLGITPTNDAEGCLQDIHWSSGSFGYFPTYALGNIYAAQCFHAFEQSFPAWKENIATGKFSFMRDWLRERIHQFGRIYSVAQIIQSITETPMAVQSYKEYITQKYTNLAIF, translated from the coding sequence ATGTCCTTGTATAAAGATTTTATAGAAAAGTTCAGCCATATTCAGCTATTGCGTCAAATAGAACAGCTTTTAGAATGGGATCAACAAGTTTGTATGCCTGCTGCTGCTGTTGAAATACGTTCCAAACAGCTCGCTTACCTAGCTTCTCTGCTTTATAAAGAAACAACCAGTGCTGCTTATCGGGATGCATTAGAAGCAATGATCGATATTAATACGGAAAATATTAAAATAAAAGATCTTTCTTTTACGGAAGCAGCGAACCTTAGGGAATGGGCTAGAGATTTTAAGCGTATGACTAAGCTGACTAAATCTTTCATTCAAACGTATTATACAGTAGTCACTAAGGCAACAGAAGTATGGAAAGAAGCTAAAAAAACCGCTAATTTTGCTTTATTTAGTCCATGGTTACAAAAAGTAGTAGCGCTTAATCAAGAAAAAGCTAACCTATTGGGTTACACAACTACGCCCTATGACGCGCTGCTGGATCTATATGAGCCAGGTATAACAACAGAGGATTTGTCTTCTCTTTTTTCTGATTTAGAATATTTTTTATTGGATAAAGTAAAAAGAACCAGTGGGAAAAACAGTCCTTATGAGGTTTATTTTGAGGGTTCTTTTGCGCAAGCAGATTTGATGTCGTTCAATCAGCTGATTTTGGACTCTTTGGGTCTTTATAACAATCACAATAGCAGGGTAGATTTTTCTGTACATCCTTTTTGCATGGGCATTCATCCTACGGATGTAAGGTTTACGATTCATAAGGACAATGGATTATTAGAAAACATTTTTGCCACCTTACATGAGGGAGGGCATGCGCTTTATGAGTTAGGTCTTTCTAAAGAAGAATGGGCTACACCAGCTGGTCAAGCTGCTTCTATGGGATTACATGAAAGTCAATCTAGGTGGTGGGAGGTAATGGTGGGGAAATCTTTACCTTTCTGGAAATATTTTTATCCTAAGTTTCAAATGATTTTTCCTCAGTTTAAGCAGCTTGCTTTATCTGATTTTTATCAACATATCAACCACATTCGGCCTTCTTGTGTACGTATTTACGCAGATGAAATAACCTATCCATTGCATATTATACTTAGGTTTAAATTAGAAAAACAGTTAATAGAAGGCACTATTGAGGTAGAAGATGTTCCTCATTTGTGGAATGATGAAATGAAAAGATTGCTAGGTATTACGCCTACTAACGATGCAGAGGGATGTCTACAAGATATTCATTGGTCTAGTGGTTCTTTTGGCTATTTCCCTACCTATGCATTAGGTAACATATATGCAGCACAATGTTTTCATGCTTTTGAACAAAGTTTTCCAGCTTGGAAGGAAAACATAGCTACTGGGAAGTTTTCTTTTATGCGTGATTGGTTACGTGAGCGAATACATCAATTTGGAAGGATATATAGTGTAGCACAAATTATTCAATCTATTACAGAAACTCCTATGGCTGTACAATCCTATAAAGAGTATATAACCCAAAAATATACCAATCTTGCTATTTTTTAA
- a CDS encoding Rpn family recombination-promoting nuclease/putative transposase has product MTSHLKHDALIKKILTDQLAAQEFLEHYLPADFKALVDLSQITIEKESFVEDNLKRKLTDLLYSVKTKNQEKAFVYVLIEAQVIPDHWMALRLWKYMLLLCERNRKNKNSLPLICPIVIYHGSKPYHAPRNIWQLFSNPEQAQKLMGEEYQLIDLQSMSDDAILQKKHLAMFEYLLKHIHKRDILKLWENVFTHCQHALLVDKEKGYICIKALVWYSDAKLPEEKQAALERVISSHLSKEETATIMRTIAQKYIEEGRQQGIMQGMEKGMEKGMEKGRQQGIMQGMEKGKMERNLEIAKVLLADGVEVSFIAKITGLDTVFIASLQL; this is encoded by the coding sequence ATGACCAGCCATCTAAAGCATGATGCTTTAATCAAAAAGATCTTAACGGATCAACTAGCTGCACAGGAATTCCTAGAACACTATTTACCAGCTGACTTTAAAGCGCTTGTTGATTTAAGTCAAATCACCATAGAAAAAGAATCTTTTGTTGAAGATAACCTTAAAAGAAAACTAACCGATCTCCTCTATTCCGTTAAAACCAAAAATCAGGAAAAAGCTTTTGTCTATGTATTAATTGAAGCACAGGTTATACCAGATCATTGGATGGCATTGCGCTTATGGAAATACATGCTTTTGTTATGTGAACGCAATAGGAAAAATAAAAACAGTTTACCTTTAATATGTCCCATTGTAATTTACCACGGCTCTAAACCATACCATGCACCCAGGAATATATGGCAATTGTTTAGCAACCCTGAACAAGCCCAAAAATTAATGGGGGAAGAGTATCAACTGATTGATTTACAAAGCATGTCAGATGATGCCATTTTACAAAAGAAACATTTGGCTATGTTTGAATACCTGCTTAAACACATCCATAAACGCGATATACTCAAATTATGGGAAAACGTATTTACACACTGCCAACACGCTCTATTAGTAGATAAAGAAAAAGGTTATATTTGTATAAAGGCTTTGGTATGGTATAGCGATGCTAAGTTACCGGAAGAAAAACAGGCGGCATTAGAACGGGTCATCTCGAGCCATTTATCTAAAGAAGAAACAGCTACGATTATGAGAACCATTGCACAAAAATACATTGAGGAAGGCAGACAGCAGGGGATAATGCAAGGAATGGAGAAAGGAATGGAGAAAGGAATGGAAAAAGGCAGGCAACAAGGAATAATGCAAGGAATGGAGAAAGGTAAAATGGAAAGGAATCTTGAAATAGCTAAAGTCTTGCTGGCGGATGGTGTTGAGGTCTCCTTTATTGCGAAAATTACTGGACTTGATACGGTTTTTATTGCTTCACTTCAATTATAA